The Streptococcus sp. S5 genome contains a region encoding:
- the glnA gene encoding type I glutamate--ammonia ligase: MSITAADIRREVKEKNVTFIRLMFSDILGTMKNVEIPATDEQLDKVLSNKAMFDGSSIEGFVRINESDMYLYPDLDTWTVFPWGDENGSVAGLICDVYTTEGEPFAGDPRGNLKRALRHMEKLGFKSFNLGPEPEFFLFKLDENGDPTLEVNDKGGYFDLAPTDLADNTRREIVNVLTKMGFEVEASHHEVAVGQHEIDFKYDEVLRACDKIQIFKLVVKTIARKHGLYATFMAKPKFGIAGSGMHCNMSLFDQDGNNAFFDPEDPKGMQLSETAYHFLGGLIKHAYNFTAVTNPTVNSYKRLVPGYEAPVYIAWAGRNRSPLVRVPASRGMGTRLELRSVDPMANPYVALAVLLEVGLHGIENKIEAPAPIEENIYVMTPEERRAAGITDLPSTLHNALKALTEDEVVKAALGEHIYTSFLEAKRIEWASYATFVYQWEVDNYLDLY, from the coding sequence ATGTCAATTACTGCTGCAGATATTCGCCGTGAAGTAAAAGAAAAAAATGTTACTTTTATTCGCTTGATGTTCTCTGATATTTTGGGAACCATGAAGAACGTCGAAATTCCAGCTACCGATGAGCAACTGGACAAGGTTCTTTCAAACAAAGCCATGTTTGATGGTTCTTCTATCGAAGGATTTGTCCGTATCAACGAGTCAGATATGTATCTTTACCCAGATTTGGATACATGGACAGTCTTCCCTTGGGGAGATGAAAATGGTAGCGTAGCTGGCTTGATCTGTGATGTCTATACGACAGAAGGGGAACCATTTGCAGGAGATCCACGTGGCAACTTGAAACGTGCTCTTCGTCATATGGAAAAACTTGGATTCAAATCCTTTAACCTTGGTCCAGAACCAGAATTCTTCCTCTTCAAGTTGGACGAAAATGGAGACCCAACTCTTGAAGTAAACGACAAAGGTGGCTATTTTGACTTGGCTCCAACAGACCTTGCAGATAACACTCGTCGTGAAATCGTCAATGTCTTGACCAAGATGGGCTTTGAAGTAGAAGCTAGTCACCACGAAGTAGCCGTTGGTCAACATGAAATCGACTTTAAATACGACGAAGTGCTTCGCGCTTGTGACAAGATCCAAATCTTTAAACTCGTTGTGAAGACCATCGCTCGTAAACACGGCTTGTATGCAACCTTTATGGCCAAACCAAAATTTGGAATTGCCGGATCAGGTATGCACTGTAATATGTCTCTCTTTGACCAAGATGGCAACAATGCCTTCTTTGATCCAGAAGATCCAAAGGGCATGCAATTGTCAGAAACAGCTTATCACTTCTTGGGTGGCTTGATCAAGCATGCATATAACTTTACAGCGGTGACCAACCCAACCGTCAACTCTTATAAACGTTTGGTTCCTGGATATGAAGCACCTGTTTATATCGCTTGGGCAGGTCGCAACCGTTCTCCATTGGTACGTGTGCCAGCCTCACGTGGTATGGGAACTCGTTTGGAATTGCGTTCCGTAGACCCAATGGCCAATCCTTATGTAGCCTTGGCAGTCTTGCTTGAAGTCGGCCTTCACGGGATTGAAAATAAAATCGAAGCACCTGCTCCGATCGAAGAAAATATCTATGTGATGACACCGGAAGAACGTAGAGCAGCTGGAATTACAGATCTCCCTTCTACCCTTCACAATGCCTTGAAAGCCTTGACAGAAGACGAAGTGGTGAAAGCTGCCTTGGGTGAGCACATCTACACCAGCTTCCTTGAAGCCAAACGAATCGAATGGGCAAGCTATGCGACCTTCGTATATCAATGGGAAGTAGACAACTATTTAGATCTTTATTAA
- the rnjA gene encoding ribonuclease J1, whose amino-acid sequence MAYTLKPEEVGVFAIGGLGEIGKNTYGIEYQDEIIIVDAGIKFPEDDLLGIDYVIPDYSYIVDNIDRVKAVLITHGHEDHIGGIPFLLKQANVPIYAGPLALALIRGKLEEHGLLRDAKLYEINQNTELQFKNLKATFFRTTHSIPEPLGIVIHTPQGKIVCTGDFKFDFTPVGEPADLHRMAALGEEGVLCLLSDSTNAEVPTFTNSEKVVGQSIMKIIEGIHGRIIFASFASNIFRLQQAAEAAVKTGRKIVVFGRSMEKAIVNGIELGYIKVPAGTIIEPNEIKDYAANEILIMCTGSQGEPMAALSRIANGTHRQVQLQPGDTVIFSSSPIPGNTTSVNKLINTISEAGVDVIHGKINKIHTSGHGGQQEQKLMLRLIKPKYFMPVHGEYRMQKIHAGLARDCGVEKDNIFIMSNGDVLALTANSARIAGSFNAQDIYVDGNRIGEIGAAVLRDRRDLSEDGVVLAVANVDFKSKMILAGPDILSRGFIYMRESGDLIRESQRILFNAIRIALKNKDANIQTVNGAIVNALRPFLYESTEREPIIIPMILTPDDEN is encoded by the coding sequence ATGGCTTATACCTTAAAACCTGAAGAAGTTGGTGTATTTGCCATTGGTGGACTTGGAGAGATCGGGAAAAATACCTACGGGATCGAATACCAAGATGAAATCATCATTGTCGATGCCGGGATCAAATTTCCAGAAGATGACCTCCTTGGGATCGACTATGTAATCCCGGATTACTCTTATATCGTTGACAATATCGATCGCGTCAAAGCGGTCCTCATTACCCACGGACACGAAGACCACATCGGTGGGATTCCTTTCCTTTTGAAGCAAGCCAATGTCCCTATCTACGCTGGACCTTTGGCGCTTGCCTTGATCCGTGGAAAATTAGAAGAGCACGGTCTTCTTCGTGATGCCAAACTCTACGAAATCAACCAAAACACTGAGCTTCAATTTAAAAATCTTAAAGCAACCTTCTTCCGTACGACTCACTCGATTCCAGAACCTTTAGGGATTGTGATTCACACCCCTCAAGGAAAGATTGTTTGTACCGGAGACTTCAAATTCGACTTCACACCTGTTGGGGAACCGGCTGACCTCCATCGGATGGCGGCCCTTGGGGAAGAAGGCGTTCTCTGCCTGCTCTCAGACTCAACCAACGCAGAAGTCCCAACCTTTACCAACTCTGAAAAAGTAGTTGGCCAATCCATCATGAAGATCATCGAAGGCATTCACGGGCGCATCATTTTTGCTTCCTTTGCTTCGAATATCTTCCGTCTCCAACAAGCAGCTGAGGCAGCTGTCAAGACAGGTCGCAAGATCGTCGTCTTTGGACGCTCGATGGAAAAAGCCATCGTCAACGGAATCGAGCTTGGCTACATCAAGGTCCCTGCTGGAACTATTATCGAGCCAAATGAGATCAAAGACTATGCAGCCAATGAAATCCTGATCATGTGTACAGGAAGCCAAGGAGAGCCAATGGCAGCCCTCTCTCGGATTGCCAACGGAACGCATCGCCAAGTGCAACTCCAACCAGGAGATACCGTGATCTTCTCTTCTAGTCCGATTCCTGGAAATACAACCAGTGTGAATAAATTGATCAATACGATTTCCGAAGCGGGTGTCGATGTCATTCACGGGAAGATCAACAAGATTCATACTTCTGGACACGGGGGGCAACAAGAACAAAAACTCATGCTCCGCTTGATCAAACCAAAATACTTCATGCCTGTCCATGGTGAATACCGGATGCAGAAGATCCACGCAGGACTTGCGCGTGATTGCGGAGTGGAAAAAGACAATATCTTCATCATGAGTAATGGTGATGTCCTTGCTCTTACAGCCAACTCTGCTCGGATCGCAGGAAGCTTCAATGCTCAAGATATCTATGTCGATGGAAATCGCATCGGTGAAATCGGGGCTGCTGTCCTTCGTGACCGGAGAGACCTTTCCGAAGACGGTGTCGTTCTTGCTGTTGCGAATGTTGACTTCAAATCGAAGATGATCCTGGCTGGACCAGACATCTTGAGCCGTGGTTTTATCTACATGCGTGAATCAGGAGATCTGATTCGTGAAAGCCAACGCATTCTCTTCAATGCTATTCGTATCGCCTTGAAGAACAAAGATGCCAATATCCAAACCGTCAATGGTGCGATTGTCAATGCCCTTCGCCCATTCTTATACGAGAGCACGGAACGTGAACCTATCATTATCCCAATGATTCTCACACCAGATGACGAAAATTAA
- a CDS encoding DNA-directed RNA polymerase subunit epsilon yields MIYKVFYQETKDRNPRRETTHALYLDIDAPNEREGRIQARQLVEANTDFNIEFITPLSEQHLAYEKESGAFELTEY; encoded by the coding sequence ATGATTTACAAAGTTTTTTATCAGGAAACAAAAGACCGCAACCCTCGTCGTGAAACCACGCATGCACTTTATCTCGATATTGATGCACCGAATGAACGCGAAGGACGCATCCAAGCTCGTCAATTGGTTGAAGCAAACACAGATTTCAACATTGAATTTATCACACCACTTTCTGAGCAACACCTTGCTTACGAGAAAGAGTCAGGTGCTTTTGAACTAACGGAGTACTAA
- the tsaB gene encoding tRNA (adenosine(37)-N6)-threonylcarbamoyltransferase complex dimerization subunit type 1 TsaB: MKLLAFDTSSKALSVAILEDETLLAETTFTIKKNHSITLMPVIDFLMQQIDLTPKDLDRIVVAEGPGSYTGLRIAVATAKTLAHTLGIELVGVSSLLALVPDDLEGLVVPVMDARRNNVYAGFYQDDQLVAPEGHFPFEEVLERAATSEQVTFVGEVTAFKEQIASSMPRATYYETLPDAVKIGRLGLKQAPASLHDFVPHYLKRVEAEENWLKDHTETTTSYIKRL, encoded by the coding sequence ATGAAATTATTAGCATTTGATACCTCGAGTAAGGCTCTTTCTGTAGCGATTTTAGAAGATGAGACTCTACTTGCAGAAACAACATTCACCATTAAAAAGAATCATAGTATTACCTTGATGCCGGTCATCGATTTTTTGATGCAACAAATCGACTTGACACCCAAGGACTTGGACCGCATCGTGGTGGCAGAAGGTCCTGGGAGCTACACTGGACTGCGCATTGCGGTCGCAACGGCAAAGACCTTGGCTCATACCTTAGGAATTGAATTGGTCGGGGTTTCGAGCCTCTTAGCCCTAGTGCCAGATGATCTAGAAGGTTTGGTAGTGCCCGTCATGGATGCCCGTCGGAACAACGTTTATGCAGGTTTTTACCAAGATGATCAGCTGGTCGCACCAGAAGGGCATTTTCCATTTGAGGAAGTCCTAGAGCGTGCAGCGACAAGTGAGCAGGTCACCTTTGTCGGAGAAGTCACTGCCTTTAAGGAGCAGATTGCCTCTAGCATGCCAAGGGCTACTTACTATGAAACCTTGCCAGATGCAGTGAAAATCGGACGTCTCGGTCTCAAACAAGCGCCTGCTAGCCTCCATGATTTTGTCCCTCATTATCTCAAACGGGTCGAAGCGGAGGAAAATTGGCTCAAAGACCACACGGAAACAACGACCTCTTACATCAAGCGCCTATGA
- the rimI gene encoding ribosomal protein S18-alanine N-acetyltransferase, protein MMKGTIRKGSVQDAVAILAVMEDVYEASPWKLEQIEADLEQESIFYFLAVDEGQVLGFVAIQETLYEAEVLQIAVKRAFQGQGLAQQLLAQLPDQKEIFLEVRVSNQPAQGLYKKMHFEEIARRKNYYHDPIEDAVIMKRNPNER, encoded by the coding sequence ATGATGAAAGGAACAATCAGGAAAGGGAGCGTCCAGGATGCGGTTGCCATTCTCGCTGTCATGGAAGATGTCTATGAAGCTAGTCCCTGGAAGTTGGAGCAGATTGAAGCCGATTTAGAGCAGGAATCGATCTTCTATTTCCTAGCTGTGGATGAGGGGCAAGTCCTTGGATTTGTCGCCATTCAAGAAACTCTCTATGAAGCAGAAGTCTTACAGATTGCGGTCAAGCGCGCCTTTCAAGGCCAAGGCCTAGCTCAGCAGTTACTCGCGCAGTTGCCGGACCAAAAAGAAATTTTCTTAGAAGTGCGCGTGTCCAATCAACCGGCCCAAGGCCTATACAAAAAAATGCACTTTGAAGAAATTGCACGGAGGAAAAACTACTATCACGATCCCATAGAGGATGCTGTGATCATGAAGAGGAACCCAAATGAAAGATAG
- the tsaD gene encoding tRNA (adenosine(37)-N6)-threonylcarbamoyltransferase complex transferase subunit TsaD codes for MKDRYILAFETSCDETSVAVLKNDDQLLSNVIASQIESHKRFGGVVPEVASRHHVEVITACIEEALEEAGITEADVTAVAVTYGPGLVGALLVGLAAAKAFAWAHGLPLIPVNHMAGHLMAAQSVEPLEFPLLALLVSGGHTELVYVSEAGDYKIVGETRDDAVGEAYDKVGRVMGLTYPAGREIDQLAHQGSDIYDFPRAMIKEDNLEFSFSGLKSAFINLHHNAEQKGENLSNTDLSASFQAAVLDILMAKTKKALEKYPVKTLVVAGGVAANQGLRERLASDITDVKVIIPPLRLCGDNAGMIAYASVSEWNKENFAGWDLNAKPSLAFEGIE; via the coding sequence ATGAAAGATAGATATATTTTGGCTTTTGAGACATCTTGCGATGAGACCAGTGTGGCTGTCTTGAAAAATGACGACCAACTCTTGTCCAATGTCATTGCCAGTCAAATCGAAAGTCACAAGCGTTTTGGAGGGGTGGTGCCTGAGGTAGCCTCTCGTCACCATGTGGAAGTCATCACTGCTTGTATTGAAGAAGCCCTGGAAGAAGCTGGCATCACTGAAGCCGATGTCACAGCTGTGGCTGTCACCTACGGTCCAGGCCTAGTTGGAGCTCTTTTAGTCGGCCTAGCTGCAGCCAAGGCCTTTGCCTGGGCGCATGGACTTCCTTTGATTCCTGTCAATCATATGGCGGGGCACTTGATGGCCGCTCAAAGCGTCGAGCCCTTAGAATTTCCACTTTTGGCCTTGCTGGTGAGTGGAGGACATACAGAACTAGTCTACGTCAGTGAAGCGGGTGATTATAAGATCGTCGGAGAGACCCGTGATGATGCTGTCGGAGAGGCTTATGACAAGGTCGGGCGCGTCATGGGCTTGACCTATCCAGCAGGACGTGAAATTGATCAGCTGGCCCACCAAGGATCTGATATCTACGATTTCCCTCGGGCCATGATCAAGGAAGACAATCTGGAATTCTCTTTTTCAGGGCTCAAATCAGCCTTTATCAATCTGCACCATAATGCCGAGCAAAAAGGAGAAAACCTCTCCAATACAGACTTGTCTGCAAGTTTTCAGGCAGCTGTACTAGACATTCTCATGGCCAAGACCAAGAAGGCTTTGGAGAAATATCCGGTCAAGACCCTAGTAGTCGCTGGTGGGGTCGCAGCCAACCAAGGTCTTCGTGAACGCCTGGCTTCTGACATCACAGATGTTAAGGTCATCATTCCTCCTCTGCGCCTCTGTGGGGACAATGCGGGGATGATTGCCTATGCCAGTGTCAGTGAGTGGAACAAAGAAAACTTCGCAGGCTGGGACCTCAATGCCAAACCAAGCCTAGCCTTTGAAGGAATTGAATAA
- a CDS encoding DUF3592 domain-containing protein gives MPVYIIFLFAIGGGSIFFLTVFFIYSCISKSFARRKNLATERLDGIVVGYAYAQQVNPPIVEYIVDGMAYKRQLEYRWTVVKSAPWMSRKAVADTPDLLSENLVISRNSMVSYTNVLEEAFPKGSTMTVWYNPQNPKESYVERFCNKDKLYKRLALFFLILYIIFMIVFVTLTILSIIYDWKAN, from the coding sequence ATGCCAGTATATATTATATTTCTTTTTGCAATAGGGGGCGGGTCTATCTTTTTCCTAACTGTTTTTTTCATCTACTCCTGCATTTCTAAGAGTTTTGCAAGAAGGAAAAATCTAGCAACAGAACGGCTTGATGGTATTGTTGTTGGGTATGCATATGCACAACAGGTAAATCCACCAATTGTCGAATACATTGTTGATGGAATGGCATATAAGAGACAACTGGAATATCGTTGGACCGTGGTGAAATCGGCCCCTTGGATGAGTCGGAAGGCTGTAGCTGATACACCGGATCTTTTAAGTGAAAATTTAGTGATTTCTAGAAACTCAATGGTCTCCTATACAAACGTTTTAGAAGAAGCCTTTCCCAAAGGATCTACTATGACCGTCTGGTATAATCCTCAAAATCCAAAAGAGTCTTATGTTGAACGTTTTTGTAATAAAGATAAACTGTATAAAAGGTTGGCTCTTTTCTTTCTTATTCTCTACATCATTTTTATGATCGTTTTTGTAACCCTTACAATTTTATCTATAATATACGATTGGAAGGCTAATTAA
- a CDS encoding AzlC family ABC transporter permease gives MEKDFWQGVRDALPTALGYISIGLACGVVASPYLSPLEMALMSILVYAGAAQFAMISLIAAHSSILNMALTVCLINLRNMLMSLHTSSDFKDASLAHTIGIGSLLTDESYGVYLSEKLKTDTITVPWMHGNNLVGYVAWISATVIGTALGSLLPDPKAFGLDFALVAMFIGIFAAQFQGMQLTEKTKTMLMVLLAVAVSFFLLLFFVSQPLAVLAATLIGCFVGVVCDARE, from the coding sequence GTGGAAAAAGATTTTTGGCAGGGGGTGAGGGACGCGCTACCGACGGCTTTGGGCTATATCAGTATTGGCCTGGCTTGCGGTGTGGTGGCGTCTCCCTATCTTTCTCCTTTGGAGATGGCCTTGATGAGTATCTTGGTCTATGCTGGGGCGGCCCAGTTTGCGATGATCTCTCTGATTGCGGCTCATTCTTCTATATTGAATATGGCCTTGACGGTGTGTTTGATCAATCTCCGTAATATGTTGATGAGTCTGCATACGTCGTCTGACTTTAAGGATGCTAGTCTCGCTCATACCATCGGGATTGGAAGCCTCCTGACTGATGAGAGTTATGGGGTCTACTTGAGCGAGAAGTTAAAGACGGATACCATTACAGTCCCTTGGATGCATGGGAATAATCTAGTAGGCTATGTGGCCTGGATCAGTGCGACGGTTATCGGAACAGCTCTGGGATCTCTCCTACCTGATCCAAAGGCTTTTGGGCTTGATTTTGCTTTGGTGGCTATGTTTATTGGGATTTTTGCAGCCCAGTTTCAAGGAATGCAACTGACAGAAAAGACCAAGACCATGCTCATGGTGCTGTTAGCAGTAGCAGTGAGTTTCTTTCTCTTACTCTTTTTTGTTTCGCAACCGCTAGCTGTGCTAGCTGCGACCTTGATCGGCTGTTTTGTGGGGGTGGTCTGTGATGCGCGTGAATAG
- a CDS encoding AzlD domain-containing protein, which yields MRVNSYIFMAILASALVTWIPRILPFLLVKYKGLPAPVTRFLKYLPISIIFALVLSSLVDGKIGSLPQLHWLDLVVTIPSLFVAFRYKNLMGTVLFGIVLIALLRLAF from the coding sequence ATGCGCGTGAATAGTTATATCTTCATGGCCATTCTGGCCTCAGCCCTCGTTACCTGGATTCCTCGGATCTTGCCCTTCCTCTTGGTCAAATACAAGGGACTGCCGGCTCCTGTAACCCGCTTTCTCAAATACTTGCCCATTTCCATTATCTTTGCCTTGGTTTTGTCAAGCTTAGTAGATGGAAAAATTGGAAGTCTCCCGCAGCTCCACTGGTTGGACCTAGTAGTGACCATTCCCAGTCTCTTTGTAGCCTTTCGTTACAAAAACCTTATGGGAACCGTTTTGTTTGGGATTGTCTTGATCGCCCTATTACGATTGGCATTTTAA
- a CDS encoding BaiN/RdsA family NAD(P)/FAD-dependent oxidoreductase, protein MTHYQTIVIGGGPAGMMATIASASYGQSTLLIEKNKKLGKKLAGTGGGRCNVTNNGTLDDLMAGIPGNGRFLYSVFSQFDNHDIIQFFTDNGVKLKVEDHGRVFPVSDQSRTIIQALENKILELGASIATNCEVVSVTKPEDVFIVKSAENTWTADKLIVTTGGKSYPSTGSTGYGHEIARHFKHSITDLEAAESPLLTDFPHKALQGISLTDVTLSYGKHIITHDLLFTHFGLSGPAALRMSSFVKGGEILSLDLLPTTSSQDLKDFLEEHREKAIKNSLKALLPERLADFLAQGFPEKAKQLTPPQIEELIKKIKEMPIPVTGKMSLAKSFVTKGGVSLKEINPKTLESKLVPGLHFAGEVLDINAHTGGFNITSALCTGWVAGSPHY, encoded by the coding sequence ATGACTCACTATCAAACTATTGTTATTGGAGGCGGACCCGCTGGGATGATGGCGACCATTGCTAGTGCCTCTTATGGCCAATCCACCCTGCTCATCGAAAAGAATAAAAAACTGGGCAAGAAACTCGCAGGTACCGGAGGGGGTCGCTGTAATGTCACAAACAACGGGACCTTAGACGATTTGATGGCCGGTATCCCTGGAAATGGCCGTTTCCTTTACAGTGTGTTTTCCCAATTTGATAATCATGATATCATCCAATTTTTCACCGATAATGGCGTCAAGCTAAAAGTCGAAGACCATGGTCGGGTCTTTCCTGTTAGTGATCAATCCCGCACCATTATTCAAGCCTTAGAAAATAAGATCCTTGAGCTTGGTGCTAGTATTGCCACCAACTGTGAAGTGGTCTCTGTCACCAAGCCAGAAGACGTCTTCATCGTCAAATCAGCTGAAAACACTTGGACAGCCGATAAGCTGATCGTCACAACTGGAGGCAAATCCTACCCTTCTACCGGCTCTACTGGCTACGGACACGAAATTGCCCGCCACTTCAAACATAGCATAACGGATCTCGAAGCTGCAGAAAGTCCTCTTTTAACAGATTTTCCACACAAGGCCCTCCAAGGCATTTCTCTGACAGATGTGACCCTCAGCTACGGCAAACACATCATCACACACGACCTTCTCTTTACACATTTCGGTCTTTCTGGCCCTGCAGCCCTTCGGATGTCCAGCTTTGTTAAAGGCGGGGAAATATTATCTCTGGACCTCCTTCCGACTACTTCTTCTCAAGACTTAAAAGACTTTCTAGAAGAGCATCGAGAAAAGGCGATTAAAAATAGCCTCAAAGCCCTTCTTCCTGAACGATTAGCCGATTTCTTGGCGCAAGGATTCCCTGAAAAAGCCAAGCAACTCACTCCTCCTCAGATAGAAGAGCTCATTAAAAAAATCAAAGAGATGCCTATTCCTGTCACTGGGAAGATGTCTCTAGCTAAGTCCTTTGTAACCAAGGGCGGCGTCAGCCTCAAAGAAATCAATCCCAAAACCCTAGAAAGTAAGCTAGTTCCTGGGCTCCACTTTGCAGGAGAAGTCCTCGATATCAATGCCCATACAGGCGGTTTTAATATCACATCCGCCCTCTGTACCGGTTGGGTAGCAGGAAGCCCTCATTACTAA
- the larD gene encoding D/L-lactic acid transporter LarD produces the protein MTHQLLAEVMSTALMIIFGVGVHCDDVLKKTKYAGTGHLFAITTWAFGITVCLFVFGGVSMNPAMALLKVLLGKLTIAQFFPIAIAEMIGAFLGAVIAYFMYADHFKISEGQIDGVAIRNIFSTNPNCRNLPRNYFVEAFATFIFLTSIMAAEHANEAMLPFTVGLIVWAIGMGLGGTTGFAMNQARDLGPRFAYQILPIKDKVNNDWQYGLLVPGTAPFVGAVLAFFFIRYFLGIM, from the coding sequence ATGACACATCAATTACTTGCAGAAGTTATGAGTACAGCTTTGATGATTATCTTCGGGGTTGGCGTACACTGTGACGACGTTTTGAAGAAAACAAAATATGCTGGAACTGGACACTTATTCGCGATCACTACATGGGCATTCGGTATCACTGTCTGCTTGTTCGTCTTTGGTGGCGTTTCAATGAACCCTGCTATGGCTTTGCTGAAAGTCCTTCTTGGTAAATTGACAATCGCTCAATTCTTCCCAATTGCAATCGCTGAAATGATCGGTGCCTTCCTTGGTGCAGTCATTGCTTACTTTATGTACGCAGACCACTTCAAGATTTCTGAAGGTCAAATTGATGGTGTTGCTATCCGTAACATCTTCTCAACTAACCCTAACTGCCGTAACCTTCCACGTAACTACTTCGTCGAAGCGTTCGCAACATTTATCTTCTTGACATCTATCATGGCTGCTGAACATGCCAACGAAGCAATGCTTCCATTCACTGTTGGTTTGATCGTTTGGGCTATCGGTATGGGTCTTGGTGGTACTACAGGTTTCGCGATGAACCAAGCGCGTGACCTTGGACCTCGTTTCGCTTACCAAATCTTGCCAATCAAAGATAAAGTAAACAACGACTGGCAATATGGTCTTCTTGTACCAGGTACTGCTCCATTTGTTGGTGCTGTCCTTGCCTTCTTCTTCATCCGTTACTTCCTTGGAATCATGTAA
- the larC gene encoding nickel pincer cofactor biosynthesis protein LarC, which produces MTSLFLEPFSGISGDMLNGLLVDLGADVELLHTELEKLGVDGFHLHVHRLAKSAIWGTDFDVHLHHGEKDTGIEGDFDHDHEHHHDHEHHHDHEHDHEHHHDHEHHHDHEHHHDHEHHHDHEHHHHHSHADARSYADIHDLIAASQLSPFVKEKSLEVFLDIAKAEAAVHNMPVEQIHFHEIGAIDSIVDIVSFFILVESLGIDTVYSTPLTEGSGTISVAHGEMPVPVPAVMQLRKGTTIPITQDFTVKTELITPTGLALLKALSPIFEPIPSHLSIESVGYGFGKRETGKFNALRGSLLKEDTSHSTTVVHRTEDQIIEITTTIDDQTPEQLGYIIHRFLDAGALDVYYRSVVMKKNRPGFELILLIQGSQLEDFSALLFKETSTIGFRYQQVDRKVMQRRFEQIDTEFGPVTVKINQYGSTTKKTLEYEDCQRIATEMQLPIQEVYHQLQKYIY; this is translated from the coding sequence ATGACCAGTCTATTTTTAGAACCTTTTTCTGGAATAAGTGGCGATATGCTCAATGGTCTTCTTGTGGACCTTGGGGCAGATGTCGAACTTCTTCACACAGAACTCGAGAAACTGGGAGTGGATGGTTTCCACCTCCACGTTCATCGCCTCGCAAAAAGCGCAATTTGGGGAACTGATTTCGATGTTCACCTTCACCACGGGGAGAAAGATACGGGGATTGAAGGTGATTTTGATCACGATCATGAACATCATCACGATCATGAACATCATCACGATCACGAACATGATCACGAACATCATCATGATCACGAACATCATCACGATCATGAACATCATCACGATCATGAACATCATCACGATCATGAACATCATCATCACCATTCCCACGCGGATGCTCGCAGTTATGCGGATATCCACGATCTGATTGCCGCTTCACAGTTGAGTCCTTTTGTGAAAGAAAAGAGTCTTGAAGTCTTTCTTGATATCGCAAAGGCCGAAGCAGCTGTGCATAACATGCCTGTCGAACAGATTCATTTCCATGAAATTGGTGCAATTGACTCCATCGTCGATATCGTTAGCTTTTTCATCCTAGTGGAATCGCTCGGTATCGATACAGTTTACTCTACTCCTCTCACTGAGGGAAGTGGGACTATTTCAGTTGCCCATGGAGAAATGCCTGTTCCGGTTCCCGCTGTGATGCAGTTGAGAAAAGGAACGACTATTCCGATTACTCAAGACTTCACAGTTAAAACGGAGTTGATTACTCCGACAGGGTTAGCCCTCCTTAAAGCATTGTCCCCAATCTTTGAACCAATCCCCTCTCACCTTTCCATCGAAAGTGTGGGCTATGGATTTGGTAAAAGAGAGACTGGAAAATTCAATGCTTTACGCGGTTCGCTATTGAAAGAAGACACCTCTCACAGCACCACTGTTGTTCATCGCACGGAAGATCAAATTATTGAGATCACCACTACGATCGATGATCAAACACCAGAGCAACTCGGTTATATTATCCACCGTTTCCTGGACGCTGGAGCTTTAGATGTCTACTATCGTAGCGTCGTTATGAAAAAGAATCGCCCTGGCTTTGAATTGATTCTCTTGATTCAAGGAAGTCAGTTGGAAGATTTTTCAGCCCTCTTGTTCAAAGAAACCAGTACCATTGGTTTTCGATATCAACAAGTCGACCGAAAGGTCATGCAACGTCGATTTGAACAAATCGATACGGAATTTGGACCTGTTACGGTAAAAATTAACCAGTACGGATCTACCACTAAAAAAACACTTGAATACGAAGACTGTCAGCGTATTGCTACGGAGATGCAGTTGCCGATTCAAGAAGTTTATCACCAATTACAAAAATACATTTATTAA